In Gemmatimonadaceae bacterium, a single genomic region encodes these proteins:
- a CDS encoding ATP-dependent DNA helicase RecQ produces the protein MTSTSTASTMPTLEQARAALRERFGYPAFRAGQEAAVESVLAGRDTLVVLPTGGGKSLCFQVPALILPKLTVVLSPLISLMKDQVDALAARGLPATFVNSTLTGSQISDRLSRAMRGDVKLLYVAPERFEFGTTAERLRDAGVSLLAVDEAHCISEWGHDFRPSYLKIASVRERLGNPPTVALTATATPHVRADIVTHLGLEKPTTIITGFDRKNLAYHVVPTKTERDKDDALVQLLRSNSDGLAVVYAATRKAVERIATLLERARIPAAAYHAGLDDARRHAVQDAFMTEKVRAIVATNAFGMGIDKPNVRLVVHYAMPGTLEAYYQEAGRAGRDGLPATCYLLHAFPDRFTHEFFIKGAYPERALVEKVYQRACTLADKTGAVSLEPASIAASLPGKVSDREVESALRVLIQAGAIRSEPESGSRVFVRLLATPDRIKRELGASRALELGLLRAL, from the coding sequence GTGACCAGCACATCGACGGCGTCCACCATGCCGACGCTCGAGCAAGCGCGTGCCGCCCTGCGCGAGCGATTCGGCTATCCGGCGTTTCGAGCGGGGCAGGAAGCCGCCGTCGAATCGGTTCTGGCGGGGCGCGACACGCTCGTCGTGTTGCCGACGGGCGGCGGAAAATCGCTCTGCTTTCAGGTCCCGGCGCTCATCCTGCCCAAGCTCACGGTCGTCCTCTCGCCGCTCATCTCGCTGATGAAGGACCAGGTGGACGCGCTGGCCGCGCGCGGGCTTCCGGCGACGTTCGTCAACAGCACGCTCACCGGCTCGCAGATCTCGGATCGGCTCTCACGCGCGATGCGCGGCGACGTCAAGCTGCTCTACGTGGCACCGGAGCGGTTTGAATTCGGGACGACGGCCGAACGTTTGCGGGATGCCGGCGTCTCGCTGCTCGCGGTGGACGAGGCGCACTGTATCAGCGAATGGGGACACGATTTCCGCCCCAGTTACCTCAAGATCGCCAGCGTCCGCGAGCGCCTCGGCAACCCGCCGACCGTTGCGCTGACCGCGACCGCGACGCCGCACGTCCGCGCCGACATCGTCACGCACCTGGGTCTCGAGAAGCCGACGACGATCATCACGGGATTCGACCGGAAGAATCTGGCGTATCACGTCGTGCCGACCAAGACCGAGCGTGACAAGGACGACGCGCTCGTCCAACTGCTCCGATCGAACAGCGACGGACTCGCCGTGGTGTACGCGGCGACGCGGAAGGCGGTAGAGCGGATCGCGACGCTCCTCGAGCGCGCGCGCATTCCCGCGGCCGCGTATCACGCGGGCCTCGACGATGCGCGGCGCCACGCGGTGCAAGACGCGTTCATGACCGAGAAGGTGCGCGCGATCGTCGCCACGAACGCGTTCGGCATGGGGATCGACAAACCGAACGTGCGGCTCGTCGTGCACTACGCCATGCCGGGCACGCTCGAGGCGTACTACCAGGAGGCTGGCCGCGCGGGGCGCGACGGTCTACCCGCGACTTGCTATTTGCTCCACGCGTTTCCCGATCGCTTCACGCACGAGTTCTTCATCAAGGGCGCCTACCCGGAGCGCGCGCTCGTCGAGAAGGTGTACCAGCGTGCGTGCACGCTGGCGGATAAGACAGGCGCGGTGTCGCTCGAGCCGGCGTCGATCGCCGCGTCGCTGCCCGGCAAGGTGAGCGACCGCGAGGTGGAGTCGGCGTTGCGTGTGCTCATCCAGGCGGGCGCGATCCGTTCCGAGCCGGAGAGCGGCAGTCGGGTCTTCGTGCGGCTGCTCGCCACGCCGGATCGGATCAAGCGCGAGCTCGGCGCGAGCCGTGCCCTCGAGCTGGGATTGCTCCGCGCCCT